Proteins from a genomic interval of Phenylobacterium sp. LH3H17:
- a CDS encoding CpsD/CapB family tyrosine-protein kinase: protein MNQSVLKQQNAIASAGVTMAEAEPQAAAPLTFALSSALATISEPSKEQAESIRVLRTHVMAQHVDQGRRALSICAVNPDAGCTLVAANLAVALSQIGVKTLLIDGDLRNPGIEGLIRPSRPVAGLQQCLSAEDGDFSAFIQQDVLPDLSVMYSGGVPPNPQELLAGDRFKTLMDQCLRDFQMTIIDTPPAMSCADSRRVSSVVGYSVVVARQHQSRITDIGTLIAQLQQDGAKVVGTVLREV, encoded by the coding sequence GTGAACCAGTCTGTTCTCAAACAGCAGAACGCGATCGCGTCCGCCGGGGTCACCATGGCCGAAGCCGAGCCGCAAGCCGCCGCGCCCCTGACCTTTGCCCTATCGAGCGCATTGGCGACGATTTCGGAGCCGAGCAAGGAGCAGGCGGAGTCGATCCGCGTCCTCCGCACCCATGTCATGGCCCAACACGTCGACCAGGGGCGACGCGCCTTGTCGATCTGCGCGGTCAACCCAGACGCGGGTTGCACGCTGGTGGCGGCCAACCTAGCGGTCGCGTTGTCGCAGATCGGCGTGAAGACGCTGCTGATCGACGGCGACCTGCGCAATCCGGGCATCGAGGGCCTCATCAGGCCGAGCCGCCCGGTCGCTGGATTGCAGCAGTGCCTGAGTGCGGAGGACGGCGACTTCAGCGCGTTCATCCAGCAGGACGTTCTGCCTGACCTCTCGGTCATGTATTCGGGAGGCGTCCCGCCCAATCCGCAGGAGTTATTGGCCGGCGACCGGTTCAAGACCCTGATGGACCAGTGCCTGCGCGACTTCCAGATGACCATCATCGATACGCCGCCGGCCATGAGCTGCGCCGACTCCCGCCGCGTAAGCAGCGTCGTCGGCTACAGTGTGGTTGTCGCCCGACAGCACCAGAGCCGGATCACCGATATCGGCACCTTGATCGCCCAGCTCCAACAGGACGGAGCAAAGGTCGTCGGAACGGTCCTAAGAGAGGTCTGA
- a CDS encoding polysaccharide biosynthesis/export family protein, with the protein MYIRTTLIKLAVALSLLIAAPALAQQPSANVPAVLPLTGAKEAQAPSATDEYLIGPEDVIEVEVVGLPDRTRTKVYTDGTIQLNLLGKVQVAGQTPRQVGGQLANLLKAGGYYANPTINVEVVSFASRYVTVLGAVSAPGLVPMNRAYRLSEILARVGGMAGTAADYLVVRPENGPEARYSVKELATGDATKDPFVQAGDKIFAPIADVFYISGQVRAPGSYPISSGMTVAQAIAKSGGLTESGNGKKVNVMRAGKKIKLDENAKVQAEDVLVIKERLF; encoded by the coding sequence ATGTATATTCGTACGACACTGATTAAGCTTGCGGTCGCGCTCTCTCTGCTGATCGCGGCCCCCGCGCTGGCGCAACAGCCGTCGGCAAACGTCCCCGCGGTGCTCCCCTTGACTGGGGCCAAGGAGGCTCAAGCGCCGTCGGCGACCGACGAATATCTCATCGGACCGGAAGACGTCATCGAGGTGGAGGTGGTCGGCCTGCCGGATCGCACCCGTACGAAGGTCTATACGGACGGCACCATCCAACTCAACCTACTGGGCAAGGTCCAGGTCGCCGGGCAGACTCCCCGGCAGGTCGGCGGTCAACTCGCCAATCTGCTGAAGGCCGGCGGTTACTACGCCAATCCGACCATCAACGTCGAGGTAGTCTCGTTCGCCAGCCGGTATGTCACCGTGCTGGGCGCGGTCTCGGCGCCGGGCCTTGTTCCGATGAATCGGGCTTATCGCCTCTCGGAGATCCTGGCCCGGGTTGGCGGCATGGCCGGCACGGCAGCGGACTATCTGGTCGTCCGGCCGGAAAATGGACCTGAGGCCCGCTACTCGGTCAAGGAGTTGGCCACGGGGGACGCCACCAAGGATCCTTTTGTTCAGGCCGGTGACAAGATCTTCGCGCCCATCGCCGACGTCTTCTACATCTCAGGCCAGGTGCGCGCGCCCGGTTCTTATCCAATCAGCTCCGGCATGACCGTCGCCCAGGCGATCGCCAAGAGCGGCGGACTGACAGAGTCCGGCAATGGGAAGAAAGTCAACGTCATGCGTGCCGGCAAGAAGATCAAATTGGATGAAAACGCCAAGGTGCAGGCGGAAGATGTGCTCGTTATTAAGGAACGGCTGTTCTAA
- the xrtV gene encoding exosortase V: MALGLAVLAIPTIITLGNQEWSRDSGAHGPLVLGTAAWLFWRARGEFRDAATEGARWLTTLGFLLALPMYVFGRAYGFISLEVAGLYGVFVSMLHAEFGLKALFKNWFPIFYLAFLIPPPGWLMDDLTAPLKLFASWVATDGLQFFGLPISREGVTLIVGHYQLLVEDACSGMNSLTGLVAISLFYIYLLRNASWRYSLFLACFVIPIAVAANIVRIVILVLLTYFFGDAVAQGFLHQAAGLVLFATSLSLVFVIDNLASRFWPRAKGQPA, translated from the coding sequence TTGGCCCTGGGACTGGCGGTGCTCGCCATTCCGACGATCATCACCTTGGGAAACCAGGAGTGGTCGCGTGATTCCGGCGCCCATGGCCCGCTGGTGCTCGGCACCGCCGCCTGGCTCTTCTGGCGCGCGCGGGGCGAGTTCCGGGATGCTGCGACTGAGGGCGCGCGCTGGCTGACGACGCTCGGCTTCCTGCTGGCGCTGCCCATGTACGTGTTCGGGCGGGCCTATGGCTTCATCAGCCTCGAGGTGGCGGGTCTATACGGCGTCTTCGTCTCGATGCTGCACGCCGAGTTCGGCCTCAAGGCCCTGTTCAAGAACTGGTTCCCGATCTTCTACCTGGCCTTCCTCATCCCGCCGCCCGGCTGGCTGATGGACGACCTCACCGCGCCGCTGAAGCTGTTCGCCTCGTGGGTGGCCACCGACGGCCTGCAGTTCTTCGGCCTGCCGATCTCCCGCGAGGGCGTCACCCTGATCGTCGGTCACTATCAGTTGCTGGTCGAGGATGCGTGTTCGGGAATGAACTCCCTCACCGGCCTGGTGGCCATCAGCCTGTTCTATATCTATCTTCTTCGGAACGCCTCCTGGCGCTACTCGCTGTTCCTGGCCTGCTTCGTCATTCCGATAGCCGTGGCGGCCAATATCGTGCGGATCGTGATCCTGGTGCTGCTTACCTATTTCTTCGGCGATGCGGTGGCCCAGGGCTTCCTCCACCAGGCGGCCGGCCTGGTGCTCTTCGCCACGTCGCTCAGCCTGGTGTTCGTCATCGACAACCTGGCTTCGCGCTTCTGGCCGCGCGCTAAGGGACAGCCGGCATGA
- a CDS encoding right-handed parallel beta-helix repeat-containing protein, giving the protein MSTITAASPTQLLQALTVAKAGDTILLESGTYANMKIANVNIAGDVYIMSKDPGAPAVVTGLEIRNSSGLNFSNLEFALDVAKASPSLNVYDSRDIHFDRLNVHGSLDGNPQNDGGAMLIRNSSDVSVTNSEFQQFTNGVTHLDSNNVTISGNRIHDIKEDGVRGGGTSNITISNNHFSNFFPAALDHPDAIQFWTANTTTSAHDILISGNVIERGDGGTYQGIFLGGDLALRWLNVKITDNLVIGSSWHGITVGEGDNVLLANNIVAGYADIKARITLADDINVTLTNNQATDYVRQGAMEFDIDTGNTTIAVVTKAGGDALLAEWLKTHSASAPAPTPTPTPEPTPTPTPTPTPEPTPTPTPTPTPTPTPTPTPTLTVVSGTSGADTMIGDSGGTTTLAGRTGNDVYMISNSATVVSELADGGIDTVKSSVTFTLSANVENLELTGSGHINGFGNDLANYLKGNGGANNLVGGAGNDTLDGGQGADRMEGGAGDDTYIVGGDKWTVVEAAGGGVDTVKSMYGITLSDNVENAVLINKGGAPATGNALNNQITGNVGTNWLKGGAGNDTMNGDAGNDTIAGDAGNDVLTGGKGSEIFVFGRGSGNDVVTDFGAGGRDFLDISAYTKAGIAPTLVDLGNDLLIKFDAGNSITLTGVDASDLTNGGTYFASR; this is encoded by the coding sequence ATGTCCACCATTACTGCTGCGAGCCCGACCCAACTTCTGCAGGCCCTGACTGTCGCCAAGGCTGGCGACACCATCCTGCTGGAGTCGGGCACGTACGCGAACATGAAGATCGCGAACGTGAATATTGCCGGCGACGTGTACATCATGTCGAAAGATCCCGGCGCGCCAGCGGTGGTGACGGGCCTGGAGATCCGCAACAGCAGCGGTTTGAACTTCAGCAATCTGGAGTTCGCCCTGGACGTCGCCAAGGCCAGCCCAAGCTTAAACGTCTACGACAGCCGCGACATCCATTTCGACAGGCTGAACGTCCACGGCTCGCTGGACGGCAACCCGCAGAACGACGGCGGGGCGATGTTGATCCGCAATAGCTCGGACGTCAGCGTCACCAACTCCGAGTTCCAGCAGTTCACCAACGGTGTCACCCACCTGGACAGCAACAACGTCACGATCTCGGGCAACCGCATCCATGACATCAAGGAAGATGGCGTGCGCGGGGGCGGCACCTCGAACATCACCATCAGCAACAACCACTTCAGCAACTTCTTCCCGGCGGCGCTCGACCACCCCGACGCGATCCAGTTCTGGACCGCCAACACCACCACCTCGGCGCATGACATCCTCATCAGCGGCAACGTCATCGAGCGCGGCGACGGCGGCACCTACCAGGGCATCTTCCTGGGCGGCGACCTCGCCTTGCGCTGGCTGAACGTCAAGATCACCGACAACCTGGTGATCGGCTCCAGCTGGCACGGCATCACCGTCGGCGAGGGCGACAACGTCCTGCTCGCCAACAACATCGTCGCCGGCTACGCCGACATCAAAGCCCGGATCACCCTGGCCGACGACATCAACGTCACCCTGACCAACAACCAGGCCACCGACTACGTCCGTCAGGGCGCCATGGAGTTCGATATCGACACCGGCAACACGACCATCGCCGTCGTCACCAAGGCCGGCGGCGACGCCCTCCTCGCCGAATGGCTGAAGACGCACTCCGCCAGCGCGCCAGCCCCAACCCCGACCCCGACGCCGGAGCCTACCCCGACCCCGACCCCGACCCCGACGCCGGAGCCCACCCCGACGCCGACCCCGACGCCGACGCCGACGCCGACCCCGACCCCGACCCCGACCCTGACGGTGGTCAGCGGCACCAGCGGCGCCGACACCATGATCGGAGACTCCGGCGGCACCACCACCCTGGCCGGCAGGACAGGCAACGACGTCTACATGATCTCGAATTCGGCGACGGTCGTGTCCGAACTCGCCGACGGCGGCATCGACACCGTGAAATCCTCGGTGACCTTCACCCTTTCGGCGAACGTCGAGAACCTGGAGCTGACCGGCTCCGGCCACATCAACGGGTTCGGCAACGACCTGGCCAACTACCTCAAGGGTAATGGCGGGGCGAACAACCTGGTCGGCGGCGCGGGTAACGACACCCTCGATGGCGGCCAGGGCGCGGACCGCATGGAAGGCGGCGCTGGCGACGACACGTATATCGTCGGCGGCGACAAGTGGACGGTGGTCGAAGCGGCCGGCGGCGGCGTCGACACGGTCAAGTCGATGTACGGCATCACCCTGTCGGACAATGTCGAGAACGCGGTCCTGATCAACAAGGGGGGCGCGCCGGCCACCGGCAACGCGCTGAACAATCAGATCACGGGCAACGTCGGCACCAACTGGCTCAAGGGCGGCGCCGGAAACGACACGATGAACGGCGACGCGGGCAACGACACCATCGCCGGCGACGCCGGGAACGACGTGCTGACCGGCGGCAAGGGATCGGAAATTTTCGTCTTCGGTCGCGGCAGCGGCAATGACGTTGTGACCGACTTCGGCGCCGGCGGTCGCGATTTCCTGGACATCTCCGCCTATACGAAGGCCGGCATCGCCCCGACCCTCGTCGATCTCGGCAACGACCTCCTGATCAAGTTCGACGCCGGGAACTCCATCACGCTCACCGGCGTGGACGCCTCCGACCTGACCAACGGCGGGACCTACTTCGCCAGCCGCTGA
- the epsI gene encoding exosortase-associated protein EpsI, V-type has protein sequence MSTRRNLLIAGACFGAGALSYGLKPRKRLSLLGSAKMEAIVPVTIPGWSAELSEGMVKPKTEGLAAELYDEVVQRTYKGDTDGADVMLLIAYGGMQSDLLQLHRPEVCYPALGFAIRSKKASTVRLPGGTALPVVRLVAVAGDRQENVVYWTRVGEALPTNNADQREIILETSFKGLIPDGVLVRSSIVHDDADEAFAVLDRFIPTMLSAVAADSRRALIGSNPAKVMRLAGV, from the coding sequence ATGAGCACGCGTAGGAATCTGTTGATCGCCGGGGCCTGTTTCGGGGCAGGTGCGCTCTCTTACGGGCTGAAGCCGCGCAAGCGACTCTCGCTGCTGGGCTCGGCGAAGATGGAGGCTATCGTGCCGGTGACCATCCCCGGATGGTCGGCCGAGCTCTCGGAAGGCATGGTCAAGCCGAAGACCGAAGGCCTGGCCGCCGAGCTTTATGACGAGGTCGTCCAGCGCACCTACAAGGGCGATACGGACGGCGCCGACGTCATGCTGCTCATCGCCTATGGCGGGATGCAGAGCGACCTCCTGCAACTCCACAGGCCCGAGGTCTGCTACCCGGCTCTGGGCTTCGCCATCCGTTCGAAGAAGGCCTCCACTGTCCGGCTGCCAGGCGGCACGGCCCTGCCCGTGGTGCGCCTCGTCGCGGTCGCGGGCGATCGCCAGGAGAACGTGGTGTATTGGACCCGGGTCGGCGAGGCCCTGCCGACCAACAACGCCGACCAAAGAGAGATCATCCTGGAGACGTCGTTCAAGGGGCTGATCCCCGACGGCGTGCTGGTCCGCAGCTCGATCGTGCACGATGACGCCGATGAGGCCTTCGCGGTTCTCGACCGCTTCATCCCCACCATGCTGTCCGCCGTCGCGGCCGACAGCCGCCGCGCCCTGATCGGCTCCAATCCCGCCAAGGTGATGCGCCTGGCCGGGGTCTAG